The region AGCACCGTGCAGCCGGCTCCCTTGGCGACCCCGGTGAGCGTGCCCACCAACGGGGGGCCTGACTTCGTTCCATTGACGGTGTTCACGAGCAAATCGACGAAACAGGTCGCGGCGTTGAGCAAACCGCGCCCCAGCATACCGCCGGCCTTGCGCGAGTAGACCGATGATTCAGCCGCCTCATGCACCGGTAAGCGCGCCGCGAACACCGGCTGGCTGACGAGCAGCAGCGACACCACGAGCAGTCCGACACGTTGTTTCATCATTTCATCATTCCTCCTTGTTCACTGTAGTGGCAGTCTAGCGTGAAAGACCGCGAGTGTCAACCGCTCCCCTCCTGCCGCTGGTGGCGGTGGCGGCGAGCGGTCGAAACGATTCGCAGCGTCAGCCCGCCCACGAGAGCGACGGGCACTGCCAGCAGCAGCATGATGCTCAACGCGAATCCTTTGGCGGTCGAGAGCCGCTGCGACAATTGCCCCGGCTCAAAGAGCGCTTCTTTGCAGCCGGGGCATGCTTCAGCCGCGGAAACGTGGTACAGCAGCCAATAGACAAGCAAGCCGGTGATGCACACGATGAGCCACAGCGGCAGGGTGGCGCGCGCGATCCGTTGATGCGCGGAAAACTGCTTGCGCGCGGCCAGCCACAGGGTGCGGGCGGCCAGCGGCACAATGACCACCGCCAGGATCGCGTGCACGATCAAGAGGACGAAATAGACCGCGCGGCTCCACCCAGCGCCCTGGTACGGCACCGAACCCACCCGCGCATGATAGAGCACGTACGAGACCAGAAACACGGAGGAGGCGACGGCGGCGCCGATCATGCAGCAGGCATGCGCCGCGATGCGTTTGGCCCTGATACAGCGCCATCCCGCCGTTAGACACGCAGCGCTTGTCGCGTTCAGGGTGGCATGAAATGCCGGGACATCAACGCCGCCCATTCGATCCCCTCCGCGCAAGTTGCCGGGCATCGGCTTGGAGCTGCCGAAGAGCCTTGGCGTCCGTCGAGTCATAGTAGCCGCGGATGCTCCCCTGCGGATCCACCAAGACCAGTTTCACGCTGTGGAGGATCGGTTCAGCGGCCGTGCCGCCCTCGCTGAGCCCGAGATGAAAACCGTCTTGGCTCAGGCGCCGCACCGCCTCGATGTCGCCGGTCAAGAAGCGCCACCGCGCGGGATCCGCCTGATAGGCGCTCGCGTAGTCGGCCAAT is a window of Candidatus Omnitrophota bacterium DNA encoding:
- a CDS encoding DUF420 domain-containing protein; the protein is MGGVDVPAFHATLNATSAACLTAGWRCIRAKRIAAHACCMIGAAVASSVFLVSYVLYHARVGSVPYQGAGWSRAVYFVLLIVHAILAVVIVPLAARTLWLAARKQFSAHQRIARATLPLWLIVCITGLLVYWLLYHVSAAEACPGCKEALFEPGQLSQRLSTAKGFALSIMLLLAVPVALVGGLTLRIVSTARRHRHQRQEGSG